Proteins found in one Gimesia chilikensis genomic segment:
- a CDS encoding PVC-type heme-binding CxxCH protein, with product MKQAKHLAVFSGSHRRALSTGKRFLKWGRWGCLALLAGVCLKFAVAAEKESAVPKSPLSPEESLKQTVVHPDFEMQVVASEPNVVNPVAVAFDESGVLWVVEMTDYPHGPKEGEAPKSRIKLLRDKDQDGFYETATVFADKLLFATGVQPWKGGLIVTLAGKVQFMKDTDGDDKADLVETWFTGFKEENSQLRANHPTLGLDNHIYISNGLRGGSVIATHPEWTKNAQQVPINGLDFRFHPLTGKYESISGIGQFGLTFDDYCNRFVCSNRNPNKHIVLESRYLKRNPYLAVKSVYHDVSPDGEDSRVYAISRTWTTSTLHAGQFTAACGVTIYRGDLFPKAFYGNSFTCEPTANLVHRDVMTPMGATYDSKYGRDKVEFIASRDEWFRPVNMYNGPDGALYLCDMYRAVIEHPQFMPVELKERSDLNDGIDRGRIYRIVPKKSKINKSVYTSLKDATQADLIAALSSKDSWQRETAARLIFEGQDASLQPALEKLVTAGKNEQARIQALWSLEGLGKLSDAVLMQALKDQSPRVQGQAVRLSEPRLAENQDLKKQVLALVDTADPTLRFQLAISLGEAGDSSSMVEELAQLMLQGADDSWTRAAVLSSAANQSVPIFKSFLKQLKQSGQKVTAKSSVTEAVGEMAAVIGPQLKADDIQETLSLIAGLDADSYLPLQIAGFEGLGNSLRRRGKSIAAYQAQLSEADQNKLNQFYQKIVETAANPKSPLAQKLEAIGVLQFVGFDAAGKTLLDLIQGKNSQAVKIAAIEAISPYGDAQIGPVLMDGFAQQTPGMRRAILDAMLASQDRTNVLLDEIEKGEIKISELGPARSTRLQRNRDAGIKKRAAALFAAAIPADRKQVLADYQKSLKLKADPLAGKQIFVKNCVTCHRIGELGVNVAPDIGDSRTKTPEYLLTNILDPNRAIDANFFSYTIITIDGVVHTGIISSDSGGSITLTQPEGKTITVLKDEIDEMKSNGVSLMPVGLEKTINPQQMADLISFIKNWRYLDGQVPKDIAKPQ from the coding sequence ATGAAACAAGCAAAACATCTCGCAGTTTTCTCCGGTTCTCACAGACGTGCTTTGAGCACAGGCAAGAGGTTCCTGAAATGGGGACGCTGGGGATGCCTGGCTCTACTGGCCGGTGTCTGTCTGAAATTCGCGGTGGCTGCTGAGAAGGAATCGGCAGTACCCAAGTCGCCTCTCTCGCCGGAGGAGTCTTTAAAACAGACGGTCGTGCATCCTGATTTTGAAATGCAGGTGGTGGCGTCCGAGCCGAACGTGGTTAACCCGGTCGCTGTTGCCTTTGATGAATCGGGTGTTCTGTGGGTGGTCGAGATGACGGACTATCCTCATGGACCTAAAGAGGGTGAAGCTCCCAAGAGCCGGATTAAGCTGCTGCGGGACAAAGATCAGGACGGCTTTTACGAAACGGCGACTGTTTTTGCAGACAAGCTGTTATTTGCGACCGGGGTGCAACCCTGGAAAGGGGGGCTGATCGTCACCCTGGCTGGCAAGGTGCAGTTTATGAAGGACACGGACGGCGATGACAAAGCCGACCTGGTCGAAACCTGGTTCACCGGTTTCAAAGAAGAAAACTCGCAGCTGCGTGCCAACCATCCGACACTCGGCCTGGATAACCACATTTACATTTCCAATGGTCTGCGTGGCGGATCCGTGATCGCGACCCATCCCGAGTGGACTAAAAATGCGCAGCAGGTTCCGATTAACGGTCTCGATTTCCGTTTTCATCCCTTGACCGGCAAATACGAATCAATTTCCGGGATCGGGCAGTTCGGACTGACGTTTGACGACTACTGTAATCGGTTCGTCTGTTCCAACCGTAATCCGAACAAACACATCGTGCTGGAGAGCCGGTATCTGAAACGAAATCCTTATCTGGCTGTGAAGTCGGTCTATCATGATGTCTCTCCCGATGGAGAAGACTCCCGCGTATATGCGATCAGCCGTACCTGGACGACTTCGACATTGCACGCCGGACAGTTTACTGCTGCCTGTGGTGTGACCATTTACCGGGGAGATCTGTTCCCGAAAGCATTTTACGGCAACAGCTTCACCTGTGAGCCGACTGCCAATCTGGTGCACCGTGATGTGATGACTCCGATGGGAGCGACCTACGATTCCAAATACGGACGCGATAAAGTTGAGTTCATCGCCAGCCGGGATGAATGGTTCCGGCCCGTCAATATGTACAACGGACCGGATGGGGCACTGTATCTATGCGACATGTATCGTGCGGTGATCGAACATCCGCAGTTTATGCCCGTCGAACTGAAAGAGCGTTCCGACCTGAATGACGGGATCGATCGCGGCCGGATCTATCGCATCGTACCTAAGAAATCCAAAATCAATAAAAGTGTTTACACTTCGTTGAAGGATGCCACGCAGGCAGACCTCATCGCTGCTCTGTCTTCGAAAGATTCCTGGCAGCGGGAGACCGCAGCTCGACTGATTTTTGAAGGTCAGGATGCCTCTCTGCAGCCTGCTCTCGAAAAACTGGTGACGGCAGGCAAAAACGAACAGGCCCGCATCCAGGCACTCTGGTCTCTGGAAGGACTGGGAAAACTGAGTGACGCTGTTTTGATGCAGGCGTTGAAAGATCAATCACCGCGCGTGCAGGGACAGGCGGTTCGTCTGAGCGAACCGCGTCTGGCTGAGAATCAGGACTTGAAAAAACAGGTGCTGGCTCTGGTCGACACGGCAGATCCCACGCTGCGATTCCAGTTGGCAATCAGTCTGGGAGAAGCGGGTGATAGTAGCTCGATGGTTGAGGAACTGGCACAGCTGATGTTGCAGGGGGCCGATGACAGCTGGACCCGTGCCGCTGTGCTTTCTTCTGCAGCCAATCAGAGTGTGCCAATTTTCAAATCGTTCCTGAAGCAGTTAAAACAGTCTGGTCAGAAAGTAACCGCCAAGTCCAGTGTGACTGAAGCCGTGGGAGAAATGGCAGCAGTAATTGGTCCGCAGCTCAAGGCAGACGATATTCAGGAGACGCTGTCCCTGATTGCGGGCCTGGATGCGGATTCATATCTACCTCTGCAGATTGCCGGCTTCGAAGGACTGGGAAACAGCCTCCGACGCCGAGGGAAATCGATCGCCGCCTATCAAGCGCAGCTTTCAGAAGCGGATCAGAACAAACTGAATCAGTTCTACCAGAAGATCGTAGAAACGGCAGCGAATCCGAAGAGTCCGCTGGCTCAGAAGCTGGAAGCGATCGGTGTGTTGCAGTTTGTTGGTTTCGATGCAGCCGGGAAAACGCTGCTGGATCTGATTCAGGGTAAGAACTCGCAGGCAGTGAAGATTGCCGCCATCGAAGCGATCAGCCCTTACGGGGATGCACAGATCGGACCGGTATTGATGGATGGCTTTGCCCAGCAGACTCCCGGCATGCGTCGGGCCATTCTGGATGCGATGCTGGCCAGCCAGGATCGGACGAACGTACTTCTGGATGAAATCGAAAAGGGTGAGATCAAGATTTCTGAACTGGGGCCCGCACGTTCTACTCGATTGCAACGGAACCGTGATGCTGGAATCAAGAAGCGGGCAGCCGCCTTGTTTGCTGCAGCGATTCCTGCCGACCGGAAGCAGGTTCTGGCTGACTACCAGAAGTCACTCAAGCTGAAAGCTGATCCTCTGGCCGGAAAGCAGATCTTTGTGAAGAACTGCGTGACCTGTCACCGGATTGGTGAACTGGGCGTGAATGTTGCTCCTGATATCGGCGACTCCCGTACCAAGACACCAGAGTATCTGCTGACCAACATTCTGGACCCAAACCGGGCTATCGATGCGAACTTCTTCAGTTACACGATTATCACCATTGATGGTGTGGTGCATACCGGTATTATTTCTTCCGACAGCGGCGGATCGATCACGCTGACGCAGCCGGAAGGAAAAACCATAACCGTGCTGAAGGATGAAATCGATGAAATGAAGTCCAACGGTGTTTCGCTGATGCCGGTCGGGTTGGAGAAAACCATCAACCCGCAGCAGATGGCGGATCTGATTTCGTTCATCAAAAACTGGCGTTACCTGGATGGTCAGGTACCGAAAGATATTGCCAAGCCGCAATAA
- a CDS encoding peptidoglycan D,D-transpeptidase FtsI family protein, translated as MKSGISQSRISWRSWSLIVLVVLAWLVISGRLVYLQYVGHRQFKTVVTRQQVFKEKIPARPGDILDRNGRLLATTIVTNSLYVVPQRLKGNQNVIPVCDALGLDQGHFLKRLKQNDDKLFLWVKRRLSDTELKQIRALNLADDAWGFRQEYRRQYPQGTLAAHALGLRDIDGKGQGGLEEAFDHMICGQDGYRFLVRDAHGRVIEVRNDSRVAPRNGETLVVSLDSIIQLYTERELQGIVKDWKPKSACAIVMDVKTCEVLALASVPTFDLNHPEEIRETAWKNTAIASIYEPGSTLKPFIVAAALEKGLISKDEEFDCEYGEYRMGKRLLHDHHSYGMLSVTDILVKSSNIGMAKIGERLTNAGLYEAVTAFGFGQKTGIQLPGELTGIVRPLKSWNIYSTGSVPMGQEIAVTPIQLITAHVALANQGKLLNPRLIRDQIDHNYFPRSEDEPAQVRPLVSTPLVSPEVADWLVQVPMLETVERGTGRRAKLDEYKVFGKTGTAQKPDPKTGAYSSQLHVSSFICGAPAHDPRVLVLVVVNEPSVGENHYGGTIAGPPAAEILRKTLLYLHEPFDRSGSHIEERSASRVRNILR; from the coding sequence TTGAAATCCGGTATCTCTCAATCTCGAATCAGCTGGCGGAGCTGGAGCCTGATCGTACTGGTGGTTCTTGCCTGGCTGGTCATTTCCGGACGGCTGGTTTATCTGCAGTACGTCGGTCATCGTCAGTTCAAAACGGTGGTGACCCGTCAGCAGGTGTTTAAAGAAAAAATACCGGCCCGGCCCGGGGATATCCTCGATCGCAATGGGCGTCTGCTGGCAACCACGATTGTCACAAACAGCCTCTACGTAGTTCCTCAGCGGTTGAAGGGGAATCAGAATGTGATTCCGGTTTGCGATGCTCTGGGGCTGGATCAGGGGCACTTTCTCAAGCGGTTGAAACAGAACGACGACAAACTGTTCCTGTGGGTCAAGCGGCGTCTGTCGGATACGGAACTGAAGCAGATCCGCGCATTGAATCTGGCCGATGATGCCTGGGGCTTTCGTCAGGAATATCGCAGACAGTATCCACAAGGGACACTCGCGGCCCATGCGCTGGGATTACGTGATATCGACGGCAAAGGGCAGGGAGGTCTGGAAGAGGCCTTCGATCACATGATCTGTGGACAGGATGGCTATCGGTTCCTGGTCCGCGATGCTCATGGCCGGGTGATTGAGGTCCGCAATGACTCACGGGTGGCGCCGCGGAATGGAGAAACTCTGGTTGTCTCACTGGATTCAATCATTCAGCTGTATACCGAACGTGAGTTGCAGGGGATCGTCAAAGACTGGAAACCCAAAAGTGCCTGTGCCATTGTGATGGATGTCAAAACCTGTGAAGTGCTGGCGCTGGCTTCGGTGCCGACCTTTGATCTGAATCATCCAGAAGAGATCAGAGAAACTGCCTGGAAAAATACCGCGATTGCTTCCATATATGAGCCAGGTTCAACGCTCAAGCCGTTTATCGTTGCTGCCGCTCTGGAGAAAGGGCTGATCAGTAAGGATGAAGAATTCGATTGTGAATACGGCGAGTACCGCATGGGTAAGCGTCTGCTGCATGATCATCACAGTTATGGCATGTTGAGCGTGACGGATATTCTGGTGAAATCCAGTAATATCGGGATGGCGAAAATCGGGGAGCGTTTAACGAACGCGGGACTGTATGAAGCAGTCACGGCTTTTGGCTTTGGTCAGAAGACCGGCATTCAACTGCCTGGTGAGTTGACGGGGATTGTCAGGCCCCTGAAATCGTGGAATATCTATTCAACCGGTTCTGTGCCGATGGGGCAGGAAATCGCTGTCACACCAATTCAATTGATCACCGCCCATGTGGCCCTGGCCAATCAGGGGAAACTGCTCAATCCCCGGCTGATTCGTGACCAGATCGACCACAACTACTTTCCCCGTTCCGAGGATGAGCCCGCACAGGTGCGTCCGCTGGTTTCAACTCCACTCGTCTCACCTGAGGTGGCAGACTGGTTGGTCCAGGTTCCCATGCTGGAAACGGTTGAGCGTGGAACGGGACGACGGGCGAAACTGGACGAGTATAAGGTCTTTGGGAAAACGGGGACCGCTCAGAAACCGGATCCGAAAACAGGGGCATATTCCTCACAGTTGCACGTCAGTTCTTTCATCTGTGGCGCGCCGGCTCACGATCCACGGGTACTCGTCCTGGTGGTCGTTAATGAACCATCGGTCGGAGAAAACCACTACGGCGGGACGATCGCCGGTCCCCCTGCAGCTGAGATTCTGAGAAAAACCCTCTTATACCTCCACGAGCCGTTCGACCGATCGGGCTCACACATAGAGGAACGGTCTGCCAGCCGGGTACGTAATATTCTGCGATAA
- a CDS encoding division/cell wall cluster transcriptional repressor MraZ, producing the protein MALTGTFNKILDGKRRLAIPKRLKEELITEDFTQIYIAPGTASSLLLFSEKGFEQQAQRLKEYSRNGPEAAQYLRLYYARAEKVEVDSQGRICIPERLAELASLEVKQEVVLIGVQDHAEIWNTERWNTYLNDHGPHFDEMAAQAFGQMPW; encoded by the coding sequence ATGGCGTTAACGGGAACTTTCAACAAGATTCTGGATGGAAAGCGTCGACTGGCAATCCCCAAACGGCTCAAGGAAGAGCTTATCACCGAGGACTTCACCCAGATTTATATTGCACCTGGTACTGCATCGTCTTTGTTGCTTTTCTCAGAGAAAGGATTTGAACAGCAGGCACAACGATTGAAAGAATATTCCAGGAATGGCCCGGAGGCAGCCCAGTATCTGCGGTTGTACTATGCACGGGCAGAGAAGGTGGAAGTCGACTCTCAGGGGCGCATCTGTATCCCCGAACGACTCGCTGAACTGGCCAGCCTGGAAGTGAAACAGGAAGTGGTTCTGATTGGAGTTCAGGACCACGCTGAGATCTGGAATACCGAGCGTTGGAACACCTATCTGAACGACCATGGTCCTCATTTCGATGAGATGGCTGCGCAAGCATTTGGTCAAATGCCCTGGTAA
- the queA gene encoding tRNA preQ1(34) S-adenosylmethionine ribosyltransferase-isomerase QueA: MPRLDAFDYHLPPELIATEPTRQRDQSRLLVVNRRDRSIQHSMISDLPQFLNPQDCLVLNDTRVLSARVFGVRQATGGKWEGLYLGSNAEGEWKLMSKTRGKLVPGETIELTPAHSRSEEKQLSLIMQSKDDEGYWTALVQSDEDHHALLSHFGTMPLPPYMKRDLATEEDWERYQTVYANQPGAVAAPTAGLHFTPDLLANCTGKGVGVAKVTLHVGIGTFKPIACETLEEHKMHSEWCELPGESAAFLNRTREQGGRIVAVGTTSVRTLESVAQQGPLQAWQGETDIFIYPPYQFQAVDCLLTNFHLPKSTLLVLVSAFADTELIREAYEKAVEAKYRFYSYGDAMLII, translated from the coding sequence ATGCCCCGTTTAGATGCCTTCGATTATCACCTGCCCCCGGAACTGATTGCCACTGAACCCACCCGCCAGCGGGACCAATCCCGTCTCCTGGTTGTCAACCGCCGGGATCGTTCCATACAGCACAGCATGATCTCCGATCTGCCTCAGTTTCTGAATCCCCAGGACTGCCTGGTTCTGAATGATACCCGCGTGCTCTCAGCCCGAGTGTTTGGAGTTCGCCAGGCCACGGGAGGAAAGTGGGAAGGACTCTACCTCGGATCCAATGCCGAGGGGGAGTGGAAACTGATGAGCAAAACCCGCGGCAAACTGGTTCCCGGCGAGACAATCGAACTGACTCCCGCACATTCGCGCAGTGAAGAGAAACAGCTCTCGCTGATCATGCAGTCCAAAGATGACGAGGGCTACTGGACAGCCCTGGTACAGTCCGATGAAGATCATCACGCCCTGCTCTCGCATTTCGGTACCATGCCCCTGCCCCCTTACATGAAACGCGATCTGGCGACCGAAGAAGACTGGGAACGCTACCAGACCGTATATGCCAACCAGCCTGGTGCCGTCGCTGCCCCCACCGCGGGACTGCATTTCACTCCCGATCTGCTGGCTAACTGCACCGGAAAAGGAGTCGGGGTTGCCAAAGTCACGCTGCACGTGGGTATCGGCACTTTCAAACCCATTGCCTGTGAAACTCTCGAAGAACACAAAATGCATTCAGAATGGTGTGAACTTCCGGGAGAGTCCGCTGCATTTCTGAATCGGACGCGGGAACAGGGAGGCCGCATCGTTGCTGTGGGAACGACCAGCGTCCGCACACTGGAATCGGTGGCTCAGCAGGGGCCACTCCAGGCCTGGCAGGGTGAGACCGATATTTTCATCTATCCCCCCTATCAGTTTCAGGCGGTCGACTGCCTGCTGACCAACTTCCATCTGCCGAAATCAACACTGCTCGTGCTGGTCAGTGCATTTGCCGATACCGAGTTGATCCGGGAAGCCTACGAAAAAGCTGTAGAAGCGAAATACCGCTTCTACAGCTATGGTGATGCCATGTTGATTATTTAG
- a CDS encoding LysM peptidoglycan-binding domain-containing protein: MTEEKKTEETAEEDWGVEKPKGGIAIETKVGLCLICILLSAFGLVVYQKINRPQEALAVNSPAEDGTGEQTPGEADPFADGNGENNGTAEVTEQSADFNTGGGDSGFSTPQENQNQDNAIGAQEQPAGDQFAQKGFDNFDNQSTFNNQSEPAQSTEMAANQSNNGFESFDQPAAGNNEFGNPAQNDFNSGMQNQSEPATFDNAQADPFAGGDQFAQQQQPQAAMQNDFNSGAGSEFNAQEAGAGSGLMEQPVANEFAQAETGNAAAVQVEEDPFGASSEPAQAMPQQAEPASDDEFGNFDLAEEGAGGQMQNSGGLPQKTAKVNITEISSQSEPDPFGNAGFDQPEPQASTGQMENPNEFGADVSAANAGNFEQPQVSEFSETQETQGTDRFGDFRAEEFSAQQAESVTTVKRPAASIDSGSFEETAMTPEPAAQARGLFDGPAPTQSVSVQEEFGALQEESFSQPVAAATGGEYVVQNGENFWTISKKLYGSGKYFQLLARINKSRVSDPRTMRPGLKLIAPDRSAIEAQYQAIHKTSNQTTVSEFSGSNTVRKPGKASGFFISQDGRPMYRVGSNDTLTDISQRHLGRSSRWFQIYQMNRQRLQNPNKLQIGTELQLPTDASRVSLVPGNSSSR; this comes from the coding sequence ATGACTGAAGAAAAGAAAACAGAAGAAACAGCAGAAGAGGACTGGGGTGTCGAGAAGCCTAAGGGCGGAATCGCCATCGAGACCAAAGTAGGGCTTTGCCTGATTTGTATTCTGCTGAGTGCCTTTGGTCTGGTTGTCTATCAGAAAATCAATCGTCCCCAGGAAGCACTGGCTGTCAACAGCCCTGCCGAAGATGGTACGGGGGAGCAGACGCCGGGTGAAGCAGATCCCTTCGCCGACGGTAACGGAGAAAATAACGGTACTGCAGAGGTTACAGAGCAGTCCGCTGACTTCAATACGGGCGGCGGAGATTCCGGATTTTCTACTCCTCAGGAAAACCAGAACCAGGACAATGCTATTGGTGCCCAGGAGCAGCCCGCCGGTGATCAATTCGCCCAGAAAGGCTTCGATAATTTCGATAATCAGTCAACATTCAATAACCAGAGCGAGCCTGCGCAATCAACGGAAATGGCTGCCAACCAGTCGAACAATGGTTTTGAGTCGTTTGACCAGCCTGCTGCTGGCAACAATGAATTTGGTAATCCGGCACAAAATGATTTTAATTCTGGGATGCAGAATCAGTCGGAACCAGCAACATTCGATAACGCTCAGGCAGATCCTTTTGCCGGCGGCGATCAGTTTGCGCAACAACAGCAGCCTCAGGCAGCCATGCAGAATGATTTCAACTCCGGAGCCGGTTCTGAGTTTAATGCTCAGGAAGCGGGTGCAGGCTCCGGTCTGATGGAACAGCCGGTCGCGAATGAATTTGCACAGGCTGAGACCGGTAACGCTGCCGCAGTGCAGGTGGAAGAAGATCCCTTTGGTGCCTCCAGCGAGCCGGCACAGGCCATGCCTCAGCAGGCTGAACCTGCGAGTGATGATGAGTTTGGTAACTTTGACCTCGCCGAAGAAGGTGCCGGGGGACAGATGCAGAACTCAGGCGGATTGCCTCAAAAAACAGCTAAAGTCAATATCACCGAAATCTCCAGCCAGTCGGAGCCTGATCCTTTCGGGAATGCCGGTTTTGATCAGCCGGAACCACAGGCTTCCACCGGTCAGATGGAGAATCCAAACGAATTTGGGGCAGATGTTTCTGCTGCCAATGCAGGGAACTTTGAACAGCCTCAGGTTTCTGAATTCAGTGAAACACAGGAGACTCAGGGTACCGATCGTTTTGGCGATTTCCGTGCGGAAGAATTTTCAGCCCAGCAGGCAGAAAGCGTGACCACAGTCAAACGTCCGGCAGCCAGTATTGATTCGGGATCCTTCGAAGAAACAGCGATGACTCCCGAGCCGGCTGCACAGGCACGAGGACTCTTCGATGGGCCTGCGCCTACTCAGAGTGTCTCAGTTCAGGAAGAGTTTGGTGCGTTGCAGGAAGAGAGCTTCAGCCAGCCGGTCGCAGCAGCGACGGGGGGAGAGTATGTCGTTCAGAACGGTGAAAACTTCTGGACGATTTCCAAGAAGCTGTACGGCAGTGGAAAGTATTTTCAGCTGCTGGCCCGGATTAACAAGAGTCGCGTCAGCGATCCCCGAACGATGCGTCCGGGGTTAAAATTGATTGCCCCGGATCGCTCTGCGATTGAAGCCCAATACCAGGCGATTCATAAAACCAGTAATCAGACTACTGTCAGCGAGTTCAGCGGCAGTAACACCGTGCGAAAGCCGGGCAAAGCATCAGGGTTTTTCATCAGCCAGGATGGGCGCCCGATGTATCGTGTGGGCAGCAATGATACTCTGACGGATATTTCCCAGCGTCATCTGGGGCGATCTTCTCGCTGGTTTCAGATTTATCAGATGAACCGACAGAGGCTGCAAAATCCGAACAAGCTTCAAATTGGTACGGAATTGCAGCTCCCGACCGATGCCAGCCGGGTCAGTCTTGTGCCCGGAAACTCTTCCAGCCGATAA
- the rsmH gene encoding 16S rRNA (cytosine(1402)-N(4))-methyltransferase RsmH codes for MSGKSGDQKRPVHIPVLLREVMEQLDLSPGLVVVDGTVGAGGHSQHILKQIGTTGTLIGLDRDEMMLGFAREKLGAETLPDGQCFLRQASYAELPAVLAELQIPSVDRVLLDLGLSSDQLSDETRGFGFETPGDLDLRFDTRQGIPAWQLLETLSEAELVEIMEVYGEERFSQRIASQLVQQRKTNPVRTAADLIEAVQAAMPAKALATARKNPATRVFQALRIAANQELEQLETMLDAVLPQALKPGGRAVIISFHSLEDRMVKQAFKDRDQWKNLTAKPITATQAEQRVNPRCRTAKLRVAVKT; via the coding sequence ATGTCAGGGAAATCCGGTGATCAGAAAAGGCCCGTACATATACCGGTCCTGCTCCGTGAAGTCATGGAGCAACTGGATTTGTCGCCCGGACTGGTCGTGGTGGATGGCACCGTTGGCGCAGGTGGTCACAGTCAACATATCCTGAAACAAATTGGAACAACTGGAACTTTAATCGGTCTGGATCGTGATGAGATGATGCTGGGATTTGCCAGAGAAAAATTAGGAGCGGAAACATTGCCGGACGGGCAGTGTTTTCTCAGGCAGGCCAGCTATGCAGAGCTTCCCGCGGTGCTGGCAGAGCTGCAGATTCCCTCGGTCGATCGTGTTCTGCTGGACCTGGGGCTCTCTTCCGATCAGCTGAGTGATGAAACGCGCGGTTTCGGTTTTGAAACTCCGGGCGATCTGGATTTGCGATTTGATACACGACAGGGCATTCCTGCCTGGCAGTTACTGGAAACACTGTCTGAAGCGGAACTGGTTGAGATTATGGAAGTCTATGGCGAAGAGCGATTCAGTCAGCGGATTGCCAGCCAACTGGTTCAGCAACGGAAAACGAATCCTGTCCGGACAGCTGCGGACCTGATTGAAGCGGTACAGGCGGCAATGCCCGCCAAGGCCCTGGCGACGGCTCGCAAAAATCCGGCAACACGCGTCTTTCAGGCGCTGCGGATCGCCGCCAATCAGGAGCTGGAACAACTGGAGACCATGCTGGATGCGGTCTTGCCTCAGGCGCTGAAGCCCGGAGGAAGAGCGGTCATCATCAGCTTTCATTCATTGGAAGACCGGATGGTCAAGCAGGCGTTTAAAGACCGGGATCAATGGAAAAACCTGACAGCCAAACCCATCACAGCCACGCAGGCCGAGCAGCGGGTCAATCCTCGCTGCCGCACGGCCAAGCTGCGGGTGGCGGTCAAAACATAG
- a CDS encoding glycosyltransferase, producing the protein MSDSHAPYPIAFCITGLQPGGAERALVQIVTRLNRERWAPVVYSLTGSGPLVEPLQQAGIPTEILQVRSARDVRIIWHLAQKFKAQKPVLLQTFLFHANLAGRLAARLAHVPHVVSGIRVSEKRRNGHLFLDRLTNRLVELNVCVSQSVADFSIQTGRLSSAKITVVPNGVEFQRFAEAVPADLTCWNIPTDAKVVLSVGRLDPQKAPHDLLSAFLKFASQAPEFHLLFVGDGPLRTELEQRVSESGYSSQVHFAGWQPQIPELMRAADCLVLSSLWEGMPNVVLESMAAGLPVLSTRVDGISELIQPGEQGTLVEIGSIDQLHRALVDFRTSPAQFVKMAENAQTLVEQEFTWESIARKYDQIYSQILSLTD; encoded by the coding sequence TTGTCTGACAGCCACGCACCTTATCCGATCGCATTTTGCATTACCGGTCTGCAGCCCGGAGGGGCGGAACGTGCGCTGGTACAGATCGTCACGCGGCTCAATCGAGAACGCTGGGCTCCTGTTGTTTACTCGCTGACCGGTTCCGGTCCACTGGTCGAGCCGCTGCAGCAGGCGGGGATCCCAACAGAAATTTTACAGGTGCGTTCAGCACGAGACGTCCGCATTATCTGGCACCTGGCGCAAAAGTTCAAAGCACAAAAACCAGTTTTGTTGCAAACATTTCTATTTCACGCCAATCTCGCGGGGCGGCTGGCTGCCCGCCTGGCACATGTACCACATGTGGTTTCCGGAATTCGCGTGTCTGAAAAGCGACGAAACGGTCATTTGTTTCTGGATCGGCTCACAAATCGACTGGTGGAGCTGAATGTCTGTGTCAGTCAGTCCGTGGCTGACTTTTCGATTCAAACCGGTCGTTTATCATCCGCGAAAATCACTGTTGTTCCCAACGGAGTGGAATTTCAGCGGTTTGCGGAGGCAGTACCTGCAGATCTCACATGCTGGAATATACCGACTGATGCCAAGGTGGTTCTCTCGGTTGGTCGGCTCGATCCCCAGAAAGCACCCCACGATCTGCTTTCGGCATTTCTGAAATTTGCCAGCCAGGCACCTGAGTTTCATCTGCTGTTTGTCGGAGATGGTCCCCTGAGGACTGAACTGGAGCAGAGAGTCTCTGAATCTGGATATTCCAGTCAGGTTCATTTCGCTGGATGGCAGCCCCAGATTCCGGAACTGATGCGGGCGGCAGACTGCCTGGTGCTCTCTTCTCTGTGGGAAGGGATGCCCAACGTGGTACTTGAATCGATGGCTGCTGGATTGCCTGTCTTATCGACCCGAGTTGATGGAATTTCTGAGCTGATTCAACCAGGAGAGCAGGGGACACTGGTGGAAATCGGATCAATTGATCAGCTTCACCGGGCACTGGTCGATTTCAGGACCTCACCTGCCCAGTTTGTCAAGATGGCTGAGAATGCGCAAACTCTTGTAGAACAGGAGTTTACCTGGGAGTCAATTGCCCGGAAATATGACCAGATTTATTCCCAGATCCTGTCTCTGACGGACTGA